In the genome of Xiphias gladius isolate SHS-SW01 ecotype Sanya breed wild chromosome 18, ASM1685928v1, whole genome shotgun sequence, the window TCTTTACACAAGCATTCACAGAGTCGTCCAAACCCATGCAGAAGTCAGACTCCTAACCAAGCCTCATTTAACAAGAATCTCAAACGCAGATTTTTTATGAATTACTGTTCGTGGTCAAACAGGAGACAATTTTCATTGGAAGGGCATGTTGGCTCTCCTTTTTTGTGGTTCTGTATAAAGAACGGCAGCTGaactcctctttgtttttgtggtggGCATTGCTTGGAAAAATCGCCTCCCCCCCTCAACTCTGTGGTCAGGgcttgaaaatgaatgtttccaTACAATGAGATATTAGCCTGCATTGTAATGTTGCACCACCACACGAATCTGCCAGAAGTAAATCCTCAAAGATCAGGCTTCATCTGTATCCTGGCTGAAATGATCCAGCAACCACATCTATGTGACTTCATGTAAAATCTATTTCAGGTTTCACTTCTGTTGTTACCCTTAGGGCTAAACCACCTAAAATAGCTCGTAACCCCACTGCAATATaccaacaaaacaaaggaaacagtTTGATAAAAATCACCTTAGAGTTGGGGACACTAGTGGCTCTGAAATAGTAGGAAGTAGAATTACTGGCACGGTTTTGTTCTGCCATATCTTCTAGATCAGGGTACAAGACAATGCAAACATTGAAAGCATCCTTTCATTGTGGAAATAATCAGGCATGTGAGCCAGAGCACaaacaacaagaaagaaaataaaaacaggaaaaaaggtaaagaataaataaataaatcacatatCTGGTGATTTGCAAAGCATggaaatgttaatatactgtagttcCTATTATAGTGATTACTGTTGAGACATAAATCAGTCAAGGGGGATTTCTTTGAAAGAATAATTTTGAATCTCTCAACTGAACTTTTATCAGATTTACAGCATGGATATTCATGGCCTTATTTTGTGGGTTctatgacataaaaaaaaaagtcctgccTAACTCTGTACTCTTCCCTCCATAACAAATCACAAATACTATCTGTGTTACACAGATACAAATCATCAGTCCTTGTAATCAGCAAATTTATTTGTCCGTTTAACGTACCGTGACTGATTCTTTTAATAACATGACATTAGGAGTAATAAACACCTTCCACTGTGAGGACATGTGTCTGTCATTTGGAAATGTTTTCACGATGAGTAAAGATTATGCAACTTGTTGAGGCACAGCCCTCTGTGCATCAGTTGTATGCCATCAGTGCATTATGTTGCAAAGTCTTCAGGGCGTCCTGCTACACAAATGAATGTGACGATGATTTCATCTGAAGAACTAATTTAATAGTTGTAACTCTTCTCACAATCATCTCTTTAATTGCATTCTCAGTAGTCTAATCAATTCTGTTTAAGGCCATCTGTAATCagactatataaataaatcctgttacaggaaaaactaaaacaccTAATTTAGGACTCAACTTACTATAAGGCTCTGAAactaaaagggttttttttgctggtttGAGTGTCCTATCTCGGAAAATTGTACTGTTCATCATATCATTCTTTTGTCGTGTCTTGAGTAACTTTtcatgtgacaaaaaaaaatgtctcaaccAAAAGTCCAAGAGCATTGCATTACCACATTACAACAGTGCATTAGTATAATCATGTAGTTCACATTTTGAGGAAACACATTGCTGCAAAAGCTGCTTGGActatttttatggttatttcaaccttttttatcttttctgtaCTTCAATAGGCTGATGTGGATATGCAGTTACTgactgtttacttttttattttaatttaaggaCAAACTATCCATTCAATTTGCTCAGAGAGTAGCTTCAGTTAAAGTTTGATatctaatgaatatttttatattaacaacgCATAGCAGGAGTGATGAACAGAGaattcccctcagctctgcagagtGTTTAACATCTTTCAACTTCTTTCAGcattttggttttacggccccTAACTCAACTGTTTTGCTTTACTCCCGCTGCTATCATCATCGTCAgattcagctgttttcagtgaaaagttctaaaaacccactgtacactaccgACAGGCAAAGTTAGCCACAAGCTACTGAAAACAGTGTAGgatttagcagctgaagagccagatatttccctcaggagatgctggagaacaaaacagaactaaaagagagtgaatattggacttagaaTAATTCATTTGCCAGAAACAAGTCCAAATGAAGGTTAATGTTGCTCGTATCTGATTCAGGTGATTGCTGAAAAGTTCTGTTTGGGGGAGTTTCATAACtcccccaaatggccaaaaaacaaaaacaaaaaaagtatatgTGCAATAAGCAGACGTGTTCTTGTGATCTTAAACCAATAGTAATTTAGTATAACCCACCATGATTACCATTAACCGTGGGTGTTATAACTGGAAAAGTCAAAATATGTTTGCGTATTCACAGGGCAGCAACGTGCACAGCATCTGACATTGGTACACAGATTTTATGGTTAataacaatgatttttttttgcaaactctaaCAAATATATTTAGAGAGGTCTACATATTGCCCAATTTATATGTCAGACACTTTTTTAAGTATAGTCTCCCGTAATGTGACCTTTTTGTCAATCAATATAAAGTCAAAGACTTTGATAGTGGTTTCTCAAGATTACAGGAAGCGTAACAGATCTTTAGTCTCCTTGGTCAAATCCTTGTCAGTAACAAGTAAATTGTGTACATACTGATGGTGTCTAATAAGTTTGTGTGTTGATGACAGTGTGTGAGCATGCCAAAGTCTGAAACTTTCAAATCCTAAACATGGATGCAGTTCTGATGGCGTTCCCTGATATTTCAAACTGGAAAAGGTGAAGCTTTTTCATGTGATAATTGTGCCAGAAATGTATCATTACATGTACCGTAATATAGAGCAATGGTTCCCAATCTGGAAGCCGGGACACCACAAAGGCtctcaagataaatctgaggggtcatcaCATGATGAAGGGgatagagaagaagaaaaatattccaAACTGTTGCAGAAAATGTCTCAGATTATTGctgttttcttgtgaaatatttgatACTTTCACTTCTCCATGCCTCTTAAAGTTCttcaaatcagaaaaatgtaagaaaaaggAAGTCACTGCTCACAAACCAAAACCACACAAAGGCCATAACTTGTGATGAGGGGTCAAATGTGGACAGTGCCTCAGTTTAGGGTGTGACAAACTAAAAAAGCTGGGAACTACTGAAATAGTGGAtatgcaaacacatttgcagCTATTATATAGGCTGTGCAGTTCAATTACTTTTTGAAAACTTGTACAACAAATTTACACTCAGAGCAAATTGACTGTTAATGGGCAGGAagcataaaaatgttaagtGCTGCTGGACACAGGGCATTTAATCCCCCAGGCACATCTGTGCAGTCCGCACCCAGAGTGTCAGTAGCACTGATGGTGTTTCACTAATATCTACCAGCAAGCAGTGCATTTACAGGCAGTCAGTGGTCCTCATGGGTGGACGCTGAAATCTGGACATAGGACATGTCATGACACTGAACCTCGAAGACACCAGTGTCAAGCACCTTAAGTTTGTTCTTAAGTTGTACCTGATATTAACAGCGACACTCATATCAAAAtcagtagagctgaaacactcagttgattaatcaactagtcAATCAATAGAAAACGAATTGCCAATGATTCTGATATATATCGATCAatcatttatgtcatttttaaagcaaaaacttCAAACATTACttagttccagcttctcggTTGTGAgaattttcttctcttctttggCTTATAggattgtaaactgaatatttgtgaGTTTTGAACGgccaaaacaagcaatctgaagacataaatcgctgcagctgcagccctaaaaatCCATGCAGATTATAtcatgatttacagtatgttgaggCACAGTTCTCTGGTTGATTCTCCTCACTCTGAATATGTGATAATATTTCGTAAGTCAGTATGGGAAAAATCAGAATCAGCAACTGCTATGTATTTTTATCTCCCACACCAAAATCATGTGAAACAattcaagaaattaaaaatacccCAGCAATAAACACTGATAAAGCCAGCGCTGACACAGCTAAAAgtgtttacttttcatttcttaGAAAAGATCCTTGAAGTTGTTGACCCAGGACAGTCTGACCAGGGACAGCATCTCCCTGTGgctgtaaagttttgtttgtagGCACTGAAGTAAAACAGGCCTGCGTAAGTTACAACGTGCTTGGTGAAAAGTGACaataaatgtcaacaaatcGTCGCCTCTGAGCACGTACCTCTAACCTTTCACCAATTCATAACTGACAATACGAGCACCGAGACGGCAAGAGAACGTGCAGTTGCCCTCTCACCACCAACATCTGGTTTACTTCTGTGAGCGAAGAAATGATGAGCCACAGCTGCTttaaaccagcagcagcagcaggaggaggaggattgtTTGGACCCAGATAAACTTAGGTCTGCAGTGAAAgagtgaacattaaaaaaaggaacaaaaacagtTTCGTGGTAAGACTGATTCATTGCATGAAAAAGAGCCAGCAAGATAGTTCATACCGAGCAGGAGCAGTTTTACTTCTCTGGAggatttctctctgtcctcccgCAGGTTTTTATCAATCATTTTACTCCTCTCCACTGCAGCTTTGTCCTCGGCGCTGATCGTGcagcccatttttttttatctctcaaACGACTTCTTAGTGTCGGATCGTGGTCTCAGCAGTTCATTAGTTGACGGGAAACGCGCTTGGTCGATGAGAGCTGAAGTTGCCGAGCGGAGAAtcggagagagaggggaaaaggcGTTGGCAGTGGGGGCTCGTCAGTCCAAATAAACCCACAGTCACACAGCTTGAGTCCATACACAGCTGCTTAAATGCCGCGTTTtaaacggggaaaaaaaatcgcttcaaattgatgtttttaaatctttttatccAACTTATCCGGAGTTTTTATACTAGCAGCAGAACATGAAAATTCataaggaagaaaacaaaatacttcaTGTAGAAACTTGTGTGTAAAAAAATCAGGCGCTTAATCCAGcgttttcagagaaaatacaCAATGACAAAAACCAGAATTTTCCCATAAGAGTGAATGCTGCTGCGCAGTCGCGCGTTCATCCAGCTGATCCAGCTGCAAACCAAGAAAAAACGGCACTGAAAAACGAAAACTGATGCGACCCCCGGGGGGCTGACGGGAAATGTAGTCGCCTCTGAACTACCTGATATGCGCTACTTTCCGCATGTGCCGCATAAATATCTCACAACCTCGTGCACACATCGACACACTTATCACACGCCCTCGGGAACTGGTGTAACACGTAGTTTAAAACTAACTGAAGTCACACCCGCAGTTAACTTCAGTTACAGTCAGCAGACTGTAGCAGCAGCCGCGTTGTGCAGTGTGAGAGCGCCCCCAGCGGAATCACACCTGGACCGCAGGCGTGGATTGGATCAATTCATCCAATCTGCAATACCTTTTCGATCGCCGCATGGCAGCAGACAACGCCACAGACGGACACATGTCTCCAGCTACGAGCTCATATTGCGACTTATTGCCCTAGTTTTACAGAGTTTGAACCACGAGCTGCCTCTTGGTCACCTTTAATTTCAAACCTAGAACTCGTATCGGATCTGGTTGCGGCGGCGAAGTGGGTGAACACAACTTTAGTCGATCATCTTAATGATGACATGTGGCAATATGAACAAAATCAGTGACATTACTGTGTTATTGGAGTTCATGTGAGATCCCACCCTATAATAAAGTCATAATTTAATTAGGGCAGTAACTACCAACTATTGTCTTTCTCAGTTAATCGGTtgtgtataaaatgttagaatatggtgaaaaatgccataTGCAGTTTCCAAGGGGCAAGGTTGAAATGTATTcacaactttttaaatattttttaaaaatggattacTAGTATTCATGAACACTGTATTTCAGAATagaaagaataaacaaaaccaaaatggaTTTTTGACAACCCTAaatttgttcttattaatgACTTGTAGCTTATCTACaaagcattagtaaattatttattcagtatTATTCAAGTCATTAGTCACAACTTCTAAATCCTCTATAAGGGGTGCCTTGTTTGAAAGTggtaatataatattatatacgAGGCAAAGGTATGttagaaaagaataaaatcctAATATCTGAAGTGGACATTTAGAAGTTGACTCCAATACCAGGAAGgttatttaaaaactgcattgcGAATAGTGGCTGGCCAACTAATGAACAGGCTACTCAAACCCCCTGAAGGCCCACTGACTATATGTCTTTGAATTTATCAGTAATCTATAACTTGGCTGCTTTTCCCAAACAGCTCCACTCTCCCGTTCCTCCCGCCAAGCACTGTCATCAGCTCCAGTTACCACGGCAACGGCTGATCCCAGAGAAGTCAGGATTTGGTAGTAAGTGAGCGATTCATGATATTGAGTTTATCTGATCCAGTGATGGAGGCTGTTCACTGCAGACAGCCTCCTTGCTCGCACATAAACCCGTGCTCTCCCTTCTGTCGCTGCTCCGGGAGCTGCACGCGGCATCTGAGATGATCACAGCTCTCTGTTTAGGCGTTTGGTCGATGAGAAACGAGGCACACCCAAACTTGACCTCTGCACCCAGTGACCCTCTACACTGACACGGTGGTTGCATCTGTCCTCGAGCGCTTTCCCCCTGGGCGTGTTGGAGCCTATCACAAAGGTCAGTCTGTTTGAACCGTTTCCCTGCGCTGCGGGTGGTGCTCTCCCCGGCTCAACGTGAGAGCTATGAGTCACTCTGTCCGATGGGGAGCAGCAAAGGAAAGGGTAAGAGAATTAGGATAATCGGAAAATAGAGGACAAGCCTCGGGTGATGCTGGGTTGATGGTGGATGGTTctggtgaaaaaacaaatgcaatcaCATGTCGAAACTGAAACTTTACCTCCAAAAACACCTCAGATGTGCATTatgttttagaaatactgaatatagaagaaatttacattttttcttggctcaaatgtttgtctttattcatatttcatttttttccaccactcaATTCAAGATTTCTATTTGAAAAATCAATAAGGGATAATAGCTTAGATTCACCTCATCAATACACTTATCGAAACACTATTATTTTGACAGTTGGTATTACAGTGTTGTTCAAAACATCCGCCAGCTGACAGGCTCCAGCATCCTGCCTTCCTCCAAATGTCAGTCCTCTTTCATCCTGTTCTTAATGCTTCATTCCACCTCCGTGACACTGCACCCCCTGcctgcaccacacacacacacacacacacacacacacacacacacacacacacacacacacacacacacacacacacaaacaggcaaggacacacacagaggaggaggcagctAGAGGGCACGAGAGAAAAGAGATGACGGACGGGATTGATCATGTATTAGATGCGGTTATTGATCTGAAAATGTCTGGTGACTCTGACAGACAGCAACCACGACACACTCAAGTTAATCTTCTTGCAGCATTTTTAATCATGTCAACTGGTGGGTAACTAATACACAGGGAAATCtaaacaaaggggaaaaaacaaaccctaATAATGAAGAATCCAAACAGTCTTTTCAGCTCTGGTACAAAAAGAGatacagagaggaaaatgaacaTATCGACTGTATTGATGATTTGcagcaaacaaaacagtatttccATGAATATTCCTAAAGCTGGGAATATTGTCTGCCATTCACCTTCATCTTATTTCTCCGTCCTCGTAATCAACAGATGGTAGCAGAAATACAGCTTAAAGCGTGTAATCAGATTGGTCGGGGCAATTTTTCTGCTACAGTAACAGAAATCCAGCTGATTGAATGGTGGACTGATGTACACTTAGCATAAGGGGCTTTGCAATGAGCCCGGACTGTGTGAAATATCACTGAATTTATTACAACATTGTACCATAAAGAGGAGATGATCAATAATACTCAGTGAGGAATATCTCAGATTATCTAAAGAGATTAAACCCTTGTTCATGGACGCTGGTGTAATAAATCAAGGCagttttatgttattttgttacataaaaTTGTATATTAATAATTCTCatggttttatattttgtagttttaatactactactaaaaataaattataaatacatacatCTTGTAGAACACTGAGGATTATGGCAGTGATTTTGTCTTGTGCTCCTTGTTGTACTTAATTTTATGTCTAAATAAATCTGGGCCTAACATTACTGCACCATCTTTTCAcacaaaagaatatttttaaaacatgatgaCATGACGACCCCATCTGAAAAGCATTCAGCAACAAAGCCATATCACAAGAAAATTAAGAACGTTATGTCTCCCCCTGACAAAGGGACCTTTTTTTGTTCTGACTCCAAGCAAAACATGAACCATCCCTCTATGCCTTTTGTCGAGTGTCTTGTGATCATGCCAACAGTCCAGTGTGAGGCAGTCCAAAATAGACAAAGGCAGCAAGAAAAAGCGATtataaaaagagacaaaaaaaaaaagtgttttgtaaGAGATTTGTGCCTTGTAATTTTCTTTGGAACATTTGTCACTGCTTGTGTGACTTGTGCAACTGTATTCCACCTGAGATCTGAGAAAGTATCACCAGTGTCTTCCATTTGTTGCTAAATGAGGCCAAAGGCAAATCTTGCCATGTGTAAGCATTGTCACACCTGTGTGCTGTGTAGCCACAACAAGCCTGCTTGTTTATAGCACAAACACAAGAGCACTCACAACTGCTCCTGTGTTTACCTGTAAACAGCACAGACGTCACGGTGTAATGGGGACTGTGCCGCGACGTCCGAAACTGTCCACATCGCCTTGTTTCAACAAACTGACAGTTTTAGTGTGCTGTAGCTGATGTTTCTACAAAGATTAATCCTTAACGCTGTCACTGTCATACAAATTATACCATTCACAATGTTTGTCTTTGAGTGGAAGGCGGTGAAATCACGAGTCGAGCAATGTGAGAGGATTTTGGTGAGGAGGTGATAATCACAAGACTAAGAACAGATAAACATGATAATAATGTTCCtggaaaatggttaaaaatacGCTGGTGTGTCAGCCTGTTTATTATAAAtaccaccagcagcaccagctgTGAAACGATCCTGTTCAACACAATGAATATTTCAAATggagagacttttttttttttaatggctctGAATTCACTCCTTCATACtgaggaaaacaacaatattttttgcattaaatcCTTGGTAGTATTAGgattgaatgaatgatgaaaacagATCTTTTCCTTATTAACAAACAAACTCATAAACAAACTGGCAACGATAGCTACAATAATGACATCCTTTACTAATACCGCCTCTTCATTTCCTTATGTTCTTTCTTCCAGCAGATTGTTCTATAAAATAACACTTAGTTGGAGGTGAACTAGGGCCTAAGTAGAGGGGCGGCAGGATGGTTTTTATGATTAGATCGTAGGTTAAATCAGTAATAACACATCTGTTTGGTCAAAGAGAACCTGTTGTATCAAGATGAAGTGATTGTCAAGGGGCTTACCTAAgtattaaaacatgaaaatgagggCAAACTTAGCACTTTAGTTGaatggaagataaaaaaaaaacctgaatccACAGGAGGAAAATGCAGAAAGTATTACGGTATGTTTGACGAAGTGGCGATGATGTGTCATGACAAATTGTATAGTGTACATTATTGCCTTGCGTGTGATGAAGAACCCGAATTTTAATGAGAAGTGATTGAGTGAATCAATGGAGGAGGAAAATCACAACTAAAGTGGACATTTCACTGAACGTTTGCTTCaacacttttctctctcatgcTAAAATTTCCTTTTAATGGCTCTGATAGTTTCACataaactgtgaaaactgtgtTCCCACTGAAGCTTTGCTCTCTCAGAGTTTCAGCACTTCTTTATGTCTACGAGATATTTGTCACTTCACTGAACAGTGGTTAACACAACAACGGTTTAGTGTCCATCTGCTGAccttacaaagaaaacagcctgACACTGTATGGCTCTCAAAACATGTAATGCTCCAGCTTTATGACCATTTGGGATATGAATGAGATGATGCACACAATATATTCTGCTCTGTCCTTCTCCAAAAACCTACACCTTAAATTAAGCTATAAATTAAATTCTTTAAAGAAGATACAATGTTTTGCAGTTCACTGGATTTTTAGCTTAAAAGCACTGTTGTAGCATGAACAAAGAtgtattcattcaaaaaaaattttagaaaatatggATAAAACTAAGTATATTTCTTGAATTATTGGATGGCAAACGAGACAGTACATGAGATGCAGCTACAGCTCTGGTACAGTTTTGCAGCAGTTCTCCTTCTCTGATACATGTAGCTCATTGTTCAGCTGTTGCCGCTGTATGAACTCTGAGGTCTCCTCAAGGATCTGCCCTGGGATATGGAAGTCAGCTGCCGTGTTCTGCTGAACAGCTGATTCCTGAAGGGCCTCAGTCTCTGGCTCCTCTGGGCTGGCTCTGCTGTGAGAGTTGCAGGGCTCCAGATTGCATCCAGTGCCCTGTAGGAACTGCAAAAAGTTCTCCTCAATAGAGGCCTCGCGGCTGGGCAGCTGCTCCCCTTCACTGGGCCCAGCATGCTTGAAGAGGCAAGCCAGGTGGCGGCCCAGCTCCTCGCGAATCTGCCGATTCAGGAAGCCGTAGAAGAAGGGGTTGGAAGTGAAGCAGAAATAGCCAATCCACGTTACTATGTCCTCCAGCTGGGCCAGCGAGACGGGAGAGGTAGACACCACAGCCGAGTAGAGATGGAAGGAGAAATATGgcagccagcagcagaggaaCTGGCCTCCCACTGCCACTAGGACCACAGCGGCCTTCCCGCCACTGAAGGTCCTCTGAGGGGTGGTGCGGGCACCCGTTCCTCCAAGGCTGGCCGCCATGGTGGAGTGGCTGCTGATGGACTCGGACCGTTGTCGCGGCACGTCCATCCAGGTGGGAAGGGGGCCGTGCTGCATGGCTGCTATTCGTGCCACCTTGAACATGTTGCAGTAGACCACCAGAATGATCATCATGGggcacagaaaataaataaatataaagaagaCCATGAAAAGCAGGCGTGTGGTCCTGCCTCCTGTCCAGTGGAGGGAGCAGTGTCTCTGACCAGGAATGAGGACAGGAGTCCCCAGACCCTGGTTCCCCTGGAGCAGCCATCCAAGGAGAGGCAGCACTGACATGACAACGGCTTTAATCCAGATTCCTACCACTACTatcaccaccacccccaccgTCATCTTCACCTCGTGACGCATGGGATGGACGATGTAGTAATAACGCTCCACGTTGATGGCACAGATGGTGAGGATGGCAGCACtcaccagacacacactcaagcaGAGGTAGCTACGACACAGCCCCTCGTCCACCAAGATTCGGTCTGACAGCATCCCCAGAGGCATCAACACCAGTGCGGCCAGCAGGTCCACCAGACAGAGGTGGAACACGAAGGCAAATTTGTGCAGCTGTGGCGTTTTGGTGATGACAATCATCACGGCCAAGTTCCCCACCACTGCCAGCACATCCATGATGAGCATAGCACACAGTGCCAAGGACTGGTTCAGATCTACCCCACCTTGGATGCTCGCGATGGGTCGGGTCACGTTAGAGATATTCGGATATAGTGAGGCTGGAAATGTggggaggccagagagagaagtGTTCCAGGAGGGGCTTGGTTTGACAGGATGCTCCATGAGAGGATGGCATAAGGAGGAGAGAGTCCGCTGAATTTCACGGGCCCATCACCCATCCTCCCCTGTCGTAGGGTGTCACTGAGAAGCCCAGGCGGTGGTGACTGTCATGGCAGCAGGAGCTGTACAGGCCCTGACCCCAGTAGACTTTAGCCTAGACCTCTGCAGACAATCACAGGAGCTTTCACTCGATTCCGTGAAGATGCAGTGACGTTTAATGAAGgcgtctctttttctctctccgaTGTGACcttcagttaaaaaaatctgaaatatagGAGAGATAGTCCTGTTTAGAAGCAGGCACTGGTGaagatgaacattttaaaacagacttGTTAGAGACTTGAGGGAAagcttttgttttagttttcacaACACACTCATAatgtgtttgagtgtatttaatgaaatataatacTAATACTAGTTTCCTAGTACTAGTTTAAAATGCGTATAACATATATAGGTCactaaatgatgaaaaacttGATATTacgtaattttaaaaaagtaatattttaaagAACATTAAATGATCAAGACCTTGCTGAAAAATTGGCTAGAATATTGTAGCATGGAAATTTGACAGCTTCATAGATTGGTCATCCGActacaaatacatttctgcaAAAGTCGGAGAGGAAATCACTGAAAACCATCAGTCTATTCTAATGTTAATGCAAATACTGAAAGCAATTCAGCACTTCTCACTTATATCAAAATCCCCGAGAAGGCTTCAAATGCAGTCCTCTGTGTGGCCCTGATCTGACATGTACAAGCTGAATCGTGTTACTCTTGTGCTATGGCTGTAAAGCCGTCAGACTTGATGCAGTCTAAACTCACATGTAGCTAGGGTcataatatactatatatttgaCATCTGCATCCtcagatgtgtgttttcaggGCAGCTGGTGCCCCAGGGATAAGCTAAAAGCACAGAGTCGACCATATGTCCCCCTTAACAGAGTCGAGAAACAAACTGGATGAGTGAACAAACTGCGAAACTCAGCACTACGGAGCTCCCTGCTGTCTGAAGTGATGGGAGGACAAGATCAATAAACACTTTTCATGTTATTATAATcatgacatgaaaaatataaaatattgaccTTCCTATGATCTTCTAATGtataagaaaacacattttgaaagaCTGAATGAATGTGCAGACATGGATTCTTGACACTACTCTTCTATGTAGCTCCATGAAATCCTGATCTAAATTTCAGATAAATGGTGGCAGAGTGTTTGTGTGGCCAGAGGAGTAGTCAAGAGGTCCTGCGTTGTGTTTACTGTCATAACCTCACCTGGACACAACCCCACACACTGTAAAAGCCAAGGAGCGAGCACTCAGCCTTTGGTACATTTCCATATGCTGCACACCTGCATGTGCAAGTTTTCCATTTCACAAGTGTGACAGGCTTCATCCCTGCAAGGCGCCTATTCTTTTCCTGCCCACGAACACACAT includes:
- the gpr61 gene encoding G-protein coupled receptor 61, which codes for MEHPVKPSPSWNTSLSGLPTFPASLYPNISNVTRPIASIQGGVDLNQSLALCAMLIMDVLAVVGNLAVMIVITKTPQLHKFAFVFHLCLVDLLAALVLMPLGMLSDRILVDEGLCRSYLCLSVCLVSAAILTICAINVERYYYIVHPMRHEVKMTVGVVVIVVVGIWIKAVVMSVLPLLGWLLQGNQGLGTPVLIPGQRHCSLHWTGGRTTRLLFMVFFIFIYFLCPMMIILVVYCNMFKVARIAAMQHGPLPTWMDVPRQRSESISSHSTMAASLGGTGARTTPQRTFSGGKAAVVLVAVGGQFLCCWLPYFSFHLYSAVVSTSPVSLAQLEDIVTWIGYFCFTSNPFFYGFLNRQIREELGRHLACLFKHAGPSEGEQLPSREASIEENFLQFLQGTGCNLEPCNSHSRASPEEPETEALQESAVQQNTAADFHIPGQILEETSEFIQRQQLNNELHVSEKENCCKTVPEL